In Primulina huaijiensis isolate GDHJ02 chromosome 4, ASM1229523v2, whole genome shotgun sequence, a genomic segment contains:
- the LOC140974820 gene encoding protein TOO MANY MOUTHS-like, which translates to MDSTFSTRTTILIMSLLLLVRFGMSFTVIMSDSGAPSSLVDGPQSGLTSSRSGAITDPIEQEAVYDVMRATGNEWATEIPDVCRGRWHGIECMPDKDNVFHVVSLSFGALSDDTAFPTCDPTRSFLSHSITKLPHLRTLFFYRCFTDNPQPIPSFLGLLGSNLQTLVLRENGHIGPIPYEIGNLTRLTILDLHRNNLNGSIPISIGRIAGLSSLDLSENRLSGSIPDISFQRLSILDLNQNHLTGSIPTQLLSCDSLLKVDLSRNRISDPTPNLNGLKDLILLDLSYNIISNPFTYPFKNLNSLQALILNGNPSTATTIPENAFEGLNSLMILGLSNMNLEGLIPESIDKLTELRVLHLNGNRLNGTIPPNLVNLNGLSELRLDNNRLEGPIPFTREMVWRMRRKLKLNNNLGLCFDAKSGLGIDLDTLSDAGIGHCETPEVGPTVTLQHMLKSNSKSSAMMHKITLLRSFLWLTAIFWFVYG; encoded by the coding sequence ATGGATTCCACTTTCTCTACACGCACTACAATATTGATCATGTCCTTACTTCTTTTAGTTAGATTCGGCATGTCGTTCACCGTGATCATGTCTGATTCGGGCGCACCATCTTCTCTAGTCGATGGACCGCAATCCGGTCTGACCAGCTCTAGAAGTGGAGCTATAACTGACCCTATAGAGCAAGAAGCCGTGTATGATGTGATGAGAGCTACCGGAAATGAATGGGCTACGGAGATTCCGGATGTGTGCCGCGGTCGTTGGCATGGGATCGAGTGCATGCCCGATAAAGACAACGTCTTCCATGTCGTATCACTGTCATTCGGTGCATTGTCCGACGACACGGCGTTCCCGACTTGCGACCCGACCCGTTCTTTCCTCTCACATTCCATTACTAAGCTCCCACATCTTCGGACCCTATTCTTTTACCGTTGCTTTACCGATAACCCACAGCCAATCCCATCTTTTTTGGGCTTGTTGGGCTCCAATTTGCAAACTTTGGTTCTTAGGGAAAATGGACACATTGGGCCTATCCCATATGAAATAGGCAATTTGACCCGTTTAACAATCCTGGATCTCCACAGAAACAATCTAAACGGGTCGATTCCGATTTCAATCGGCCGGATTGCCGGTCTAAGTTCGTTAGATTTGAGTGAAAACAGACTCTCCGGTTCAATTCCTGATATTTCTTTCCAAAGACTAAGCATACTAGACCTTAACCAAAATCATCTCACAGGTTCCATCCCTACGCAACTTTTAAGCTGCGATTCTCTCCTAAAGGTAGATTTAAGTCGTAACCGCATTTCGGATCCGACACCGAATCTAAATGGGTTGAAAGACCTTATCCTTCTGGATTTAAGTTACAACATTATATCAAATCCATTCACATATCCTTTCAAAAATCTCAACTCCCTCCAAGCTCTAATCCTCAATGGCAACCCCTCAACGGCTACGACAATCCCGGAAAACGCTTTTGAGGGATTGAATAGTTTGATGATCTTAGGTTTATCCAACATGAATTTAGAAGGGCTGATACCGGAGTCAATAGATAAGCTAACAGAACTACGAGTGTTGCATCTTAATGGGAACCGACTTAACGGAACCATACCGCCAAATCTTGTGAATTTGAATGGTTTAAGTGAGCTTAGGCTAGATAACAACAGATTGGAAGGGCCTATTCCTTTCACAAGAGAAATGGTTTGGAGAATGAGAAGGAAATTAAAGCTTAATAATAATTTGGGACTATGTTTTGATGCAAAAAGTGGGCTAGGAATTGATTTGGACACCTTGTCTGATGCAGGCATTGGCCATTGTGAGACACCGGAAGTCGGGCCGACAGTTACTCTGCAACATATGTTGAAATCAAACTCCAAATCAAGCGCTATGATGCACAAAATAACACTTTTGAGGAGTTTTCTTTGGCTGACTGCTATTTTCTGGTTTGTTTATGGATAG